A DNA window from Aspergillus nidulans FGSC A4 chromosome V contains the following coding sequences:
- a CDS encoding uncharacterized protein (transcript_id=CADANIAT00002811), which translates to MQSYRMKLSCLRCKDRKLRCDRGEPQCKRCQNSSVQCLYPEKRKTRGSRQKSDIHRLDHRLEALEEQLRAAAARNVSQESPTRAHTPAETTRVGTPQVDLENVSKDDAFLYRMVSGAKHSIETLTTQSSEPPYPWSQSTVSSAITRLDTALVQLAAPFPRPDSRPPNDSKINLPEGDLKQHIETFLDYILPHATIFDSFTTLVDREFLRALPHIIDSPYAQISPVMRVVYYCAIYLGQSIGSDEQQRLATKTYYACLQSVPKWLESAEGTLLDILAGAFTTWLAINNFDYHLAWQFHREACRRASLLGIHDVESTPPGTAQEEAERDVKRRLHWYLVEMDFLFRLWYDKPKALQCSPTQVGLPAVISPATKQPKPQECILFIVWSRAMHILMDFFNDQENLPEAALGSKVDVYCNQLTELLDDWDLLPKARVPKTGAVQSWLFAESAIAFHSFIVYMRRRTSATFMGTHPQAVRAARAIISIIHEWSERNMGPVTGHQCSYIHEREEDICSLEKVVALMTQAATVRPDFVPIASAMSALNDVSRAVHSGRDHLGALAFVGYAVPPRPLMGSKASPSQTATQLPGSSTIAAAPFDSLQNLSVELPLQTADELNNTFGVPFQLESQISFDWVPASSDRPSTARTVSQPVDIVRAIEGELTWRDWHESWWNIPDTSQANQAGKQLG; encoded by the exons ATGCAATCTTATCGCATGAAGCTCTCG TGTCTCAGGTGCAAAGATCGCAAG CTGAGATGTGACCGCGGGGAGCCACAATGCAAACGCTGTCAAAACAGCAGCGTCCAATGCTTGTACCCcgaaaagagaaagacaCGGGGTTCAAG GCAAAAGTCCGACATACACCGTCTTGACCATCGCCTGGAAGCCTTGGAGGAACAACTCAGGGCAGCTGCGGCCAGAAACGTGAGCCAGGAATCACCGACCCGGGCTCATACTCCAGCGGAAACCACTCGGGTGGGAACGCCTCAAGTCGATCTTGAAAATGTCTCCAAAGATGATG CTTTTCTATATCGGATGGTTAGTGGAGCGAAGCACAGCATTGAGACGCTTACCACGCAGTCTTCAGAGCCTCCATATCCTTGGTCTCAGTCCACGGTCAGCAGTGCAATCACGCGTCTGGACACGGCGTTGGTTCAGTTGGCTGCTCCGTTCCCTCGGCCGGACAGTCGCCCACCCAACGATTCAAAGATCAACCTCCCAGAAGGCGACTTGAAGCAACACATAGAAA CTTTTCTCGATTACATTTTGCCGCACGCGACTATTTTCGACTCGTTCACCACTCTTGTCGATCGGGAGTTTCTGAGAGCCTTGCCTCATATCATCGACTCACCGTATGCGCAAATCTCTCCAGTAATGCGGGTGGTTTACTACTGCGCCATTTATCTTGGTCAAAGCATTGGAAGCGACGAGCAGCAAAGGTTGGCGACAAAGACGTACTATGCTTGTCTTCAGTCAGTTCCGAAATGGCTTGAATCAGCGGAAGGGACACTTCTGGATATACTTGCCGGCGCATTTACT ACGTGGCTCGCAATCAACAATTTTGACTATCACCTGGCATGGCAATTCCACCGCGAGGCATGTCGGCGTGCAAGTCTTCTGGGCATTCATGACGTGGAATCCACTCCGCCTGGTACAGCGCAGGAGGAAGCCGAAAGGGATGTGAAGCGCCGGTTGCATTGGTATCTGGTCGAAATGGACTTCTTATTCCGGCTCTGGTACGACAAACCGAAGGCTCTCCAATGCTCCCCAACTCAGGTCGGACTTCCAGCTGTCATCTCGCCGGCCACCAAACAGCCTAAGCCTCAAGAATgcattctcttcatcgtctggTCACGGGCGATGCATATTCTCATGGATTTCTTCAATGACCAAGAGAACTTGCCTGAAGCGGCGCTTGGTAGCAAGGTAGACGTTTATTGCAACCAGTTAACTGAACTGCTTGACGACTGGGACCTGCTTCCCAAAGCAAGAGTGCCGAAGACTGGTGCCGTCCAATCCTGGCTATTCGCAGAGTCTGCCATTGCATTCCATAGCTTCATCGTATACATGCGGCGAAGGACATCTGCTACTTTCATGGGCACGCACCCACAGGCCGTCCGTGCTGCGAGAGCCATTATCAGCATTATCCACGAGTGGTCAGAGAGAAACATGGGGCCAGTCACTGGTCATCAGTGCTCGTATATACA CGAGCGCGAAGAGGACATCTGCAGTTTGGAAAAGGTCGTTGCGCTTATGACCCAAGCCGCGACTGTGCGGCCAGACTTTGTTCCCATCGCAAGTGCCATGAGCGCACTGAACGACGTCTCAAGAGCTGTACACTCAGGTCGGGACCATCTCGGCGCTTTGGCTTTTGTTGGCTACGCGGTGCCTCCCCGACCTCTCATGGGATCGAAGGCGTCTCCAAGCCAAACTGCAACACAGCTGCCCGGTAGTAGTACCATCGCCGCTGCTCCATTCGACTCACTTCAGAACCTCTCGGTGGAGCTGCCTCTTCAGACAGCAGACGAGCTCAACAACACCTTCGGTGTCCCGTTTCAGCTCGAAAGTCAGATTTCGTTCGACTGGGTCCCCGCTTCGAGTGACCGACCAAGTACGGCTCGGACGGTGTCGCAACCGGTAGATATAGTGCGCGCGATCGAGGGCGAGCTCACTTGGCGAGACTGGCACGAAAGTTGGTGGAATATACCAGATACCTCGCAGGCTAATCAAGCAGGTAAACAGCTTGGATGA